In Ignavibacteriales bacterium, the sequence CGCTATCCAACCGAGTAAATATAGTCATCTCTTCAAAAGTCATCAACGGTGTAACGAGCTATCCTTCATTAGATTTCGCCTTGCAAGCGTTAAGTAATAAGAAGGAGGTATTCGTCATCGGTGGAGGCCGATTATTTGCAGAGGCTCTGAAGTTGGCTGACGAATTGCGTTTAACGTTGGTAAACAGAGAGGTTGATGGAGATACCTTCTTTCCGCCATACGAAGATTACGTACGGAAAAATTTCAAACTCGTACGTGAAGAATACAATACTGGATTCTCTTTCGTCGATTACGAACGCATACAA encodes:
- a CDS encoding dihydrofolate reductase, which gives rise to MKLIIIAAIANNRVIGKNGAVPWHIPEDLARFKQLTTGHTVIMGRKTYASLDGPLSNRVNIVISSKVINGVTSYPSLDFALQALSNKKEVFVIGGGRLFAEALKLADELRLTLVNREVDGDTFFPPYEDYVRKNFKLVREEYNTGFSFVDYERIQ